The Erinaceus europaeus chromosome 6, mEriEur2.1, whole genome shotgun sequence sequence GAGGATTTATGTTGCCTTTTAGGGTCAAATGATATtgctaaaaagaagaaaatagtgaTGTCTAAGAGGGATCTGTAGTAATTACtagtttattttatataaatgatTACTATTCTTACATACTGTTTTGAGTAATTCCTGTCTAATGTTCTAGTATGTTTAAAATGTCCTTAATACACCAGGGATCTGTTCATCTAGTTGTTACTGTCATAATAAACCCAAATTATACCTGCAAATTTGGTTGTACCGCAGTTTTGATATAAAGACTTTTTTATCATAGGCAATACAATAGAAATTCGTTTAATATCTGAAAGTTAGTAATTGAAAAGTAATAAAGTTTCTATTATGTGCCTTTAGGTAAATGATAAACGATACCTACGATGCCCAGCAGCAATGACTGTGATGCACCTAAGAAAATTTCTCAGAAGTAAAATGGACATACCTAATACTTTCCAGGTATCTACAGTATAGACTTCATGATTTTGTGAAGGTGCTTATAAAAATTTTGGGGGGGTGCTCATCCCAAATATaaggtagaattttttttttttcctgaaaaattaGTACTTACTTTGAAAAGCTATCTCATACAATGTTTGGTATGAATTCTATTTCATACTATGAAAACAAATCCCTTAGTAATTTCAAGtaatatttttctcatttggAATTGCAAGAAGGATGCTTTCTCTGACCAAATGTttggggaaaatatttttaaatcatctgTATTACATTTGAATGGCAAATAACACTTACCTGTATCCTTTATGATAATTGAAATATGTTTTTCAATAGATTGATGTCATGTATGAAGAGGAACCTTTAAAGGATTACTATACATTAATGGACATTGCTTACATTTATACCTGGAGAAGGGTAAGTTACATATCAAATATTAGCAGATTATTGTGGCGAGACGCATTTAAAGAGataagactgatttttttttttcccttttaaaaactttatagaATGGACCGCTTCCTTTGAAATACAGAGTTAGACCTGCTTGTAAAAGAATGAAGATCAGTCACCAGAGAGATGGACTGACAAATGCTGGAGAACTGGAAAGTGACTCTGGGAGTGACAAGGCCAACAGCCCAGCAGGAGGTATCCCCTCCACTTCTTCTTGTTTGCCTAGCCCCAGTACACCAGTGCAGTCTCCtcatcctcagtttccccacattTCCAGTACAATGAATGGAACCAGCAACAGCCCCACCAGTAACCACCAATCTTCCTTTGCCAATAGACCTCGAAAATCGTCAGTAAATGGGTCATCAGCAACTTCATCTGGTTGATACCTgagactgtttaaaaaaaaaaaaaaatcccctgatTTATATAAATATCTTCATGCCATTACTGCTTTATAGATGCTAATACATGTGACTATTGTCCAATTTGCTTTCTTTTGTAGTGACATTATATTTGGCTATAAAAGATGGACTCAATGTGGTATTCATATGGATGCCAACTGAAAAGAAAGGTTGTTGTTGCTATAAAGAATTGGTTTCTGAGAAGgcaggcaagtttttttttttctctctgtgtgttaggAAAGATGTGAAATGGTTTCTGTAACCATTGTTTGAATTTGAAAATACTCTGCAGTGGATATAAACTTTGAGCCATGGTTTGTTAATCTCAGCTAACACCTACATTACATTCTCCTtgattgttcttgttattatgcTGTTTTGTGAACCTGTAGAAAACAAGTGCTTTTTATCTTGAAATTCAACAAATGGAAAAGAATATGCATAGAATATTGCATTCTATGTAGCCATGTCACTGTGAATAAGGATTTCTTGCATATTTAGCCATTTTGATTCCTGTTTGATTTTTACTTCTATGTTGCTACACAAAGCCGATCAAAGGAAAGTAAACTTCAGTTTTACAATCTGTATGCCTAAGAGCGGGTACTTACTGCCATTTATTTTACTGACTTGTTTAAATGATTCGCTTTTGTATGAATCAGATGGCATTATGCTTGTTGTACAATGCCATATTGGTATATGACATAACAGGAAACAGTATTGTATGATATATTTATAAATACTATAAAGAAAATATTGTGTTTCATGCATTCAGAAATGGTTGTTAAAATTCTCCCAACTGGTTCGGCCTTTGCAGATACCCTATGTTTTAGCATTATCAGaatagaatatttttaatgtGGATATCTAATTCTAAATTCTGTTCTGTTGGAAGGTCACAATCCAGACTTTAGTCatgctactttttaaaattaattgttaCAGTAAGGAAAACTTTTAATTGAGGAATTTAGAAATCATGTCTTCATTGCTCATTGCTTATGATGGAGTTgacatgtttttaaaattcatattgaTCACTGTAATTCTAAAGCAAAGTTTTAAGTAAGCCACTGAATTACTGGGAGAAGGCATTTTATCTAAAATTATCTTAATATGTTATATAGCAGTAACTTAAAATTTGAGTTACTTTTATCATCACAATGTAAAATGCCTTCTCTGAAATATATGGGAATAGAAACAATGAACTTCTATAGGTAATTTTTAAATAGAGGGAACATGTTGAATTTAAAATAAGAATGACCCCAGCACTTCTCAGTTCATTTTGCTTTGGTCGAACTTGATGTCTGTTCATCACTGATCAGTTATTTATGAGGGTGTTTATTCTATATGAATATTGTTTCATGTTTGTATGGGAAAATTGTAGCTAAACATTTCATTGTCCCCAGTCTGCAAAAGAAGCACAATTCTATTGCTTTGTCTTGCTTATAGTCATTAAATCATTACTTTTACATATATTGCTGTTACTTCTGCTTTCTTTAAAGATGTAGTAAATGAAGTTTTATGAAACCACAaagtacatatatttttattttggcttAAATTTGTATAGTCCCATTGTAAGTGTTGTTTTTAATTATAGATGTAAACTTGAAAATTCATTTGTAATTGGAAAAATCCAATAAAAGGATATTCATTTAGCAAATAGCTaagatttttaataaaaatttgatATGAAAAGCACAATGTGCAGAAGTTTTGGAAAACTGATAGTGGATTACAACAGGTAAAAGACAAAGAGAACCTATTACTGTCTTATAtagtgatgttgctaagaaataGATGCTCTATTGTATAATTGCTTGAAAGGCCAATGGAAGATGTATCTGTTTACAATCTTTGAAGTAAAAGTTACCCCATTTGCCAACTTTGGTGAACTTAGCTCATTTTTCTAGGCTCCTCAAGTTTTTCATTATGTTACCTAAGACTAGTTAGTAGAAATTTCAAGTGATATTTTTACTCTGGATGATAAAGTGTTAGCAGATATTTTTCAAAGGCTATAATCTTCAAGTGAGTACTATCATTTGACTTACACAAAGCCAAGTTCTGAAGTCAACATGGAACTCAAAAGATACTTTATCTCAGCCTTTTTAGAATGAGCTTAGTTTTGAAATTACTTAAGATATCAGATACTGCGTTAATGACATAAAAGCTACCATACTTGAAAGCATgcccatttcttttatttgaaagaggatttttctccttccttcactTGGACAtaattttaaaggattttttttcagttaaaaatTTTTGCCTTTtggtaaataaatttaattttgttttgcacTATCTCATAACCAGCCACTATAGTTCTAACAATTCAGATTTTGAGTCTGCTGAACTGCCACTTAAAAAGGATTAAACCTTAAGAAAATCCTTATCAAAGCTGTTTAACTTTGCCACTCTTAACAGTCAAAGCAGGTATATGAAAAAATGGCTTTAagtttgacttttgtttctgaaaACTATTCTAGGATTTTGTGCCACAAAGTTAGTGTTAACAAAATATCCTACAGAAACTGCCTAAATTGATTCCACAGACTTTAGCTTAAATGTAAAAGGAGAATGAGGCTAGTTGCTGCTGTGTAAATAGTGATCTATCTTGCTTTACACATGCATTCTACTTTACAAGTACTTTTTGCATTTAAAATTCCCGGCCGTTAATTGCACtaagttgaaaaaaagaaagttgcccTTCAGTTGACTTAACCTACCAACCTTATTGCTTTGTTTCCATACCTTAAGTGCAAATGTAGGATCTCTGAAGGTGCAATGCAACAGGCAGAGTAAGATGGAAAGGATTTATCCTTTATAATCCCTACGCTTTCCCCAAATTTGGGAGTTGCAGTTCATTTCTGAAGTATTTTCATAAACTCTCTGTATAGGCCTATCAGGAAGAAAGTGTAACAAAACTTTGATGGGAATTTAATTGTCCATGTGAAATACTTGTTAGCCAAGGAGAAATGAATGATTTGAAAAATCTCTCATGATCTTTCTAGAGAATAAGATTGTGATTTTATAAGTAATCTGCACCCGTGGATCATAGTCTCTTGGAATTCTggtgaaggctttttttttttaacttcatattTCCAAAGTTTGATAAGTATCTTCTCCTTGCCTCTGGACTGACAGTTGGAAATTCGGATTTAGTTTAATACTTGTATAAAATGAAGGCTATACCATAGACTGAAATACTAGTTGTTCACTCCATGCAGTCTTCAGCTGTCCTCATACCAAAAGAAAAATCACCATGAAGTTATATTAAAAATGTCCCTCAATAAGCAGCAGTTTCAAGATAAAGCTCTTGAGTTACCAAATGTGATTTCATCTGAGGATGTCCTCCATGGATTAAATGAACCCTTACAATAGGTTATTTCTAATCTGACTACCTCCAGAAGAAAGCTTCAAACTAAAGTATGATCACAGAATTCTGATAGATGCATTACAAAGAAGAGAGTGTAGCATACAGTAGAAGTTCTGCCAGTAAATCAGAGTTGGGAAATAGTCCCGCAAAGACTAGGCATCTGTCGACCTTGCAAATCTCAAAATCGCCCAGTTTTGATTATGAAAGCCTCCAAAAATGTTTACAGTCAAGTGTTTCCTGTTTCCGCAGTTAATTTTTAAAacgtctttcttcttttcttgaaaCGGATTTCCTTTTTTGcaccagtttctttttcttagtgTGCAATTTCTAGAACTCTCACATGAAGACTTGACTATGAGCTTTTATCTTCGACGACACCCAAGTCATTTCTCACTGGAAAGGTTACTCTAGAATCTTTGTGAGTTTTCTGGAGAAGTTCAAGTGCTTAGAGGAAATTCATCCCGAAGTTTCACTTAACCTTCCCACTAGATATTAAGcactcaatatattttttaaaaagtccgtAGACTGAATTAAATTATTTCCATTCGTGTCTTGAAAACACCCCTTCCTGAGACGATCTGGAGAGTAACAAAACTAGCAGGTCTTGCTCTCTCAGAGCTCCCAACATTTGAGTAATAGTGTTAACTTCTTGCACTGATGTTTGGGTGTTAACCCAGACTTCCCCGTGGATGTGATTTCGAGCTCCCTGCGGATTCGGGGCACTCCAAGGCTCCGTCCTCAGTaagctggaacccagggcctggaGACTCGTCTTTGGGAGGCTTCCCGCCAGGATACTCCGGGAAAGCGTCGAAAATTGTGGTGGAAGGAATGAAAAAGTGGCGGGGATGGCTCCAGAGGCTATCAGAGTAATTGGGTCTAGGCGCcccaaggcgggggggggggggggggggggcatccagACAAAGCCGAAGGCAGGAGAGCTCTGGGAAGGTAAAGCCAGGCAAGAAGGGAACTAGGGTGGGGAGAGCGGCttcctaaaaagagagagaagcatagGCAGGCTTCCTTAGTCTAAGTTCCAGTGCCCGGCGAAGAGCCACAGGGCGCTTCTGCAGAAAATAGCTTCTCTTCTCCGGATAGTGCCGCCTTCCCAGCCAGGACGCCGGTACCCAGACCCCACTTTGGGGGGGGAAACGACCACTCCCTCGGCCCTGCTGCTAACGCGCGGCTCCCGGCAGAGCGGAAGGCGGTTCAGCCGGGCCCGGCGGCCGAGGGCACCGCGGGGATTCCGCCCGACTCCGCGCGCGAGCCACGGCCACCCGGAGGCCATTTTGCGCGTGCGCCGCTCGCCTCGCGCCGCTCTCTGCTCGGCCGTCCTCCGCTCCCGCCAAATTTTGAAAGCCGACTTTTCAGGCCCAATTCGACTGGAGAGGCAGGAAAACGACGCCTCATCACCGCACCGGGACCTCGCGCCCCGCAGCGGCCTCAGAGGGCTTCCCCAGGGTAGCAGAGCCTTGGTGCCCCGCGAGGCCGCGGCTTTGACTTAAGCCTGAGGCAGCAGCACATCCCGGCGGGACGTTCCCTGTCGTCGCCTCCCTTGCAAACCCCGGCCCCTCTGCGCCCGCGGGCTGCCCTGGGGGTTCCGGTCTGGGCAGTGGGGCCGCTAACCGCGCAGAGAAGAGCCACCTAGAAGTCGCCGCACGGGCCCGGGCGGGGGCTAGTTCCTGGGGAAGCGCGGGCTCCGGTCCCCGGGAAGTGTCCAGGAGGGCGGACTGCGGGACCTGCCTCTCGAACCCGGGTCGAGGGCCACGACACTGGAGCCGCCGGCGACGCCTTGCGGGCCCGGGGCAGGGCGGACCTGGGCGGGGGCAGCCTCTCGGGACGGGTCGCTACCCGCATCCTGCAGAGCCCGCAGCTGCAGGATCGCCGGGACGCCACCTCTGCCGGGACTCACGGGGCCCCCCGTCCCCCAGAGCTGCGGGGGGTGGCGTGAGGTGCAAGGGCAGACTCGGGGAGGAGTGTCGGGGTGACGGCGGAGAAACGAAAGCGGTCTAAAATGGGCGACACCGGGCGAGCGCAGCAGCCTTCAGGAGCCGCCATTTGGTGGCGGATCTCGGCGTTTCTGCAGCACGTTGTGCGGAGCGTCACGGCTGCTGCTCCGCGAGGAGCTGGGACCACGCGCCGGCGCGCTCCCGCCGATTCCCGGTTCCCCGCCCCGTCACTGCCTGCCGCCCCCGCTACCGGCGGACGGCACCGACGGTCGGCTCCCCCCGCACCCCGCCGCGCTCAGGGCCGGTGCGGAGCGACAGGGGCCCTGAGCGGGGACTGGGCGTCCCGCATCTTGAGACGCCGCCTCCCCTCCAGCACGGGTGGAGGCGGCCCGGTGCCTGTCCGCCAGCCTCGCCGCCCCGAGCTCTCGGTGAGGAGCGCACGGCGGGCAGCACGGGAGGCGCCCCCTCGGGGGCTTTGGTTGCGGGGTAACCCCAGCGCCGCGGGCTCTTTCTCCCAGACCAGGGGAGCCAGAGGGTCTTGGGCGGCCCGCTGGCGGCTGTCCCACCCCCGGCGGCCGCGTCTTCGAGGGTTTCCTGGGCGAGCCCCGGAAGCGAGTGGAGAACAAAGGGCCGAGGAGGAAGGCGAGGCAGCCGCCCTCGCTCGTCGGGGTGCGGGGCCCGGGGCCCAGCGGGGCTGGTCGGGCCCCCGCGCTCGGCTTGCGGGCGGGTGGGCGCGCAGCCCGACTCACAACCCCCGCCTCGCCGGCGCCCAGCGGGAGCCGGGTCTTCGAGCCACCGCTGCCATGTTGCTTTCACGCAGGGCGCCTATGGTTTGACGCTTCTGCAGCAGCTGCCAGCCTGACCCCAAAGCCCCGAGGCGCTCGGCCGGGGGCTGGGGGCGGCCTGAGCGCCGCAGCCGCCTCCCCTCGCCTCCACCTTCGTTCCGGGGACTGCAGGGCCGTAAGCTCTGCAGAGGCTCGGTTGCCAGTAGCAACCACACGACGGCGATTTGCAGCCCGGGCCGCGCCGCGCCTCCTGCTCCTCTACCTCAGGGTCGCGCACCGGGGACTCTGGGGGCTGCGCGTTTGAGGTCTCTCGCTCCCGCCCCGGGCCTCCACGTCCTCCGGGACCCGCAGCTCGGCCGGGAGCAGGCTCCCCGGCTGGGCCCCGCCTCCAGCGCAGACAATGTGGGCCGCACAGAGCCCACAGAGCCCCGCCGCGGGGAGCCTGCACCTGAGCCCCCGCCCCCTGAGGTAGGGGCGGCGCACCCCTTCGTCCCCCTGGTCTTCTCATTCCCAACTTAATGCT is a genomic window containing:
- the BMI1 gene encoding polycomb complex protein BMI-1, producing MHRTTRIKITELNPHLMCVLCGGYFIDATTIIECLHSFCKTCIVRYLETSKYCPICDVQVHKTRPLLNIRSDKTLQDIVYKLVPGLFKNEMKRRRDFYAAHPSADAANGSNEDRGEVADEDKRIITDDEIISLSIEFFDQNRLDRKVNKDKEKSKEEVNDKRYLRCPAAMTVMHLRKFLRSKMDIPNTFQIDVMYEEEPLKDYYTLMDIAYIYTWRRNGPLPLKYRVRPACKRMKISHQRDGLTNAGELESDSGSDKANSPAGGIPSTSSCLPSPSTPVQSPHPQFPHISSTMNGTSNSPTSNHQSSFANRPRKSSVNGSSATSSG